A window of the Bradyrhizobium diazoefficiens genome harbors these coding sequences:
- a CDS encoding NAD-dependent malic enzyme gives MTERAKITAKTKPVEVPHGAAFLGDPTRNKGTAFTLEERRLHGLEGLLPYSVDSIEHQVERVLGHLEAKPTDLERYIYLIGLEERNETLFYRTVMSDPARFIPILYDPTVAYACLTFGHIYRRARGMYISRDMKGRIAEVLRNWPQRDVRFICVSTGGRILGLGDIGANGMGIPIGKLQLYTACAAVPPTTLLPVLLDIGTTNDALRADPLYLGMREKPPSDQELNELTDEFVDAVQTVFPDCCIHFEDWKGTDAIRMLKRYRDKVLCYNDDIQGTASVSLAGLITALQIVDAPLTEQRILFLGAGSAGIGIAGLIAAAMQQKGLSPDEARSRISMFDINGLIEPSRSDLSDAQKLYAHKAAPSKDLVQTIEAFKPTILIGVSTKGGAFTQKVVEAMSRINERPIIFALSNPTEKAECSAEQAYTWSKGKALYAAGVQFPDVTVNGKTYHPGQANNFYIFPAVGLATYVARPKRLTDACFIAAAQACADQVGPELRAKGMLYPSQADILESEVTTAARVAEFMFDHGLAQVERPRDIRAWIEEQLYKPEY, from the coding sequence ATGACTGAACGAGCAAAGATTACCGCCAAGACCAAGCCGGTGGAGGTTCCGCACGGGGCTGCGTTTCTGGGTGACCCCACGCGCAACAAGGGTACGGCCTTCACTTTGGAGGAGCGCAGGCTCCATGGGCTCGAAGGTCTTCTACCGTATTCGGTTGACAGCATCGAGCATCAGGTCGAGCGCGTGCTCGGGCATCTGGAAGCCAAGCCGACCGACCTCGAGCGATACATCTATCTTATCGGCCTGGAGGAGCGGAATGAGACGTTGTTCTACCGCACTGTGATGTCCGATCCTGCACGCTTCATACCGATCCTCTATGACCCGACCGTTGCCTACGCCTGCCTCACGTTCGGCCATATCTACCGGCGGGCCCGGGGCATGTACATCAGCCGCGACATGAAGGGCCGCATCGCCGAGGTTCTGCGCAATTGGCCGCAGCGCGACGTCCGCTTTATCTGCGTCTCCACCGGCGGGCGCATCCTCGGCCTCGGTGACATCGGCGCAAACGGCATGGGCATCCCGATCGGGAAGCTGCAGCTCTACACCGCGTGCGCAGCGGTGCCGCCTACCACCCTGCTTCCGGTGCTGCTCGACATCGGCACGACCAACGATGCGTTACGCGCCGATCCACTCTATCTCGGTATGCGGGAGAAGCCGCCGTCCGATCAGGAGCTCAACGAACTGACCGATGAATTCGTCGACGCGGTTCAGACAGTTTTCCCGGACTGCTGTATCCACTTCGAGGACTGGAAAGGCACTGACGCCATTCGGATGCTCAAGCGGTATCGAGACAAGGTGCTGTGCTACAATGATGACATCCAAGGCACTGCCAGCGTCTCCCTCGCAGGGCTGATAACTGCATTGCAGATCGTTGACGCGCCGCTAACCGAGCAGCGTATCCTGTTCCTGGGGGCCGGGTCGGCGGGCATCGGCATCGCCGGTCTCATAGCTGCCGCGATGCAACAGAAGGGCCTATCTCCGGACGAAGCGCGTAGCCGCATCTCGATGTTCGACATCAATGGGCTAATCGAGCCGTCTCGCTCCGATCTCTCGGATGCGCAGAAGCTGTACGCGCACAAGGCTGCGCCGTCGAAGGATCTTGTCCAAACCATCGAAGCGTTCAAGCCGACCATCCTGATTGGCGTCAGCACCAAAGGCGGCGCGTTCACTCAAAAGGTCGTCGAGGCGATGAGCCGGATCAACGAGCGACCCATCATCTTCGCGCTCTCTAACCCGACCGAAAAGGCAGAATGTTCGGCCGAGCAGGCCTACACATGGTCAAAGGGCAAGGCGCTGTACGCGGCCGGCGTCCAGTTTCCGGACGTGACGGTGAACGGCAAGACCTATCACCCCGGTCAGGCCAACAACTTCTATATCTTTCCAGCAGTTGGCCTTGCAACCTATGTGGCACGGCCGAAGAGGCTCACCGACGCCTGCTTTATCGCGGCGGCCCAGGCGTGCGCCGATCAGGTCGGCCCCGAACTGCGCGCCAAAGGCATGCTCTATCCAAGCCAAGCCGACATCCTGGAGTCGGAAGTGACGACCGCGGCTCGCGTGGCGGAGTTCATGTTTGATCATGGCCTGGCGCAGGTGGAGCGGCCGCGCGACATCCGCGCCTGGATCGAAGAGCAACTTTACAAACCAGAATACTGA
- a CDS encoding LutC/YkgG family protein: MTSRDDILESIRANLPRVDRPVPHVPMFDEDPPASLLSAFKDSLERMGGIFLAPPASGDVLAPVRVKIAGAKVVCSTVPELSGSRDIATVGATQELADVDFAIVRASFAVAETGSVLLSETDLNINALAYLAQHLIVLLDPADIVVNLHHAYRRPEFRERHYASFHTGPSATADIEGVLIHGAQGVRSLSVLPIPRNHQPQPTSPQEKKHD; the protein is encoded by the coding sequence GTGACAAGCCGCGATGATATACTGGAGTCGATCCGGGCGAACCTGCCGCGAGTCGATCGGCCGGTGCCGCATGTTCCGATGTTCGACGAAGACCCGCCGGCATCGCTTCTTTCTGCGTTCAAGGACAGCCTGGAACGCATGGGAGGGATATTTCTCGCTCCGCCGGCTTCAGGCGATGTCCTCGCGCCGGTGCGGGTGAAGATCGCGGGCGCGAAAGTCGTGTGCTCGACGGTCCCGGAGCTCTCCGGCAGCCGCGATATCGCAACAGTCGGCGCGACGCAGGAACTGGCGGATGTGGATTTCGCGATCGTGCGCGCTTCCTTCGCCGTGGCCGAGACCGGCTCGGTGCTTTTGAGCGAAACGGACCTGAACATCAACGCCCTCGCTTACCTCGCACAGCACCTGATCGTTCTGCTGGATCCGGCCGACATCGTTGTCAATCTGCATCATGCCTATCGCCGGCCGGAATTCCGAGAGCGGCACTATGCCAGCTTCCACACCGGCCCCTCCGCCACTGCAGATATCGAGGGCGTGCTCATCCATGGCGCGCAGGGTGTCCGCTCACTCTCTGTTCTGCCCATCCCGCGAAATCACCAACCGCAGCCGACTTCACCCCAGGAGAAGAAGCATGACTGA
- a CDS encoding lactate utilization protein B → MLHPEMVGAEDTQAIYRDGHRLDHAEGASKPLRSRPEPQPRGAKVHGNRPIDQAEAAARFIASPEHEKMHDERLWDLRQKRDREMHHIPEWEELRSLASAIKEHTLTHLDEYLDQFEARARANGIHVHWARDAAEHNRIVHGILKDHGAKSLIKSKSMLTEECGFRPYMASAGIEVIETDLGERIQQLDKEDPSHVVVPAVHKLRTDVAKVFADTIGTDPDNSDVHYLAEAQREATRPLILAADAGMTGGNFVVAETGTFVVCTNEGNADLSGNVPKLHIASIGIEKIIPRLEHLAVFVRLLSRSALGSPMTQYTSHFRSPRKGGEMHVVLVDNGRSERLGLEEFWTSLKCIRCGACMNTCPVYRRSGGLSYGATYSGPIGLIIDPTFNARKYSNLPFASSLNGSCTNVCPVKINIHEQIYAWRRELVKRHDVPLVKKAAMKAAGELLSRPAAYRVAIASADVALAHLPRFVIYNGLDAWGKHREVPHPPKQTFHNWYKANRGGEQ, encoded by the coding sequence ATGCTGCATCCTGAGATGGTGGGAGCCGAGGACACTCAAGCCATCTACCGCGATGGTCACCGCCTCGATCACGCCGAGGGTGCCTCCAAACCGTTGCGTTCGCGGCCGGAACCGCAGCCGCGCGGTGCAAAAGTCCACGGCAATCGTCCGATCGACCAGGCGGAAGCGGCCGCACGCTTCATTGCCTCGCCAGAGCACGAAAAGATGCATGACGAGCGCCTTTGGGATCTTCGCCAGAAGCGCGATCGGGAAATGCACCATATTCCCGAATGGGAAGAGCTCCGTTCCCTCGCGTCAGCCATCAAGGAGCACACGCTCACCCATCTCGACGAGTACCTCGATCAGTTCGAGGCGCGTGCGCGGGCGAACGGCATCCATGTGCACTGGGCACGCGACGCCGCCGAGCACAACCGGATCGTCCACGGGATCCTCAAGGACCACGGCGCGAAGTCCCTGATCAAGAGCAAATCGATGCTGACTGAGGAGTGTGGCTTTCGCCCCTACATGGCCTCCGCCGGGATCGAGGTGATCGAGACCGACCTCGGCGAGCGGATTCAGCAGCTCGACAAGGAAGATCCCAGCCATGTCGTGGTTCCGGCCGTGCACAAGCTCCGGACTGATGTGGCGAAGGTATTCGCCGACACGATCGGCACGGACCCCGACAACAGCGACGTCCACTATCTCGCGGAAGCGCAGCGCGAGGCGACGCGCCCGCTGATCCTCGCCGCTGATGCCGGCATGACGGGTGGCAATTTCGTGGTCGCGGAGACCGGCACGTTTGTTGTCTGCACCAACGAGGGTAATGCCGACCTGTCGGGCAACGTACCGAAGCTGCACATCGCCTCGATCGGCATCGAAAAGATCATTCCGCGCCTGGAGCACCTGGCGGTGTTTGTCCGCCTGTTATCGCGCAGCGCTTTGGGTTCGCCGATGACCCAATACACCTCGCACTTCCGCAGCCCGCGGAAAGGCGGCGAGATGCATGTCGTGCTGGTCGATAACGGCCGCTCCGAACGGCTCGGCCTAGAGGAGTTCTGGACCTCGCTCAAATGCATCCGCTGCGGGGCCTGCATGAACACCTGCCCGGTGTATCGGCGTAGTGGCGGCTTGAGCTACGGCGCAACCTACTCTGGACCGATAGGCCTCATCATCGATCCGACCTTCAACGCGCGAAAATACAGCAACTTGCCCTTCGCCTCATCGCTCAACGGCAGTTGCACCAACGTCTGCCCGGTGAAGATCAATATCCACGAGCAGATCTATGCCTGGCGAAGAGAGCTGGTGAAGCGGCACGATGTGCCCCTAGTCAAGAAAGCCGCGATGAAGGCCGCCGGCGAGTTGCTGTCCCGGCCCGCGGCTTATCGAGTGGCGATCGCATCAGCCGATGTTGCACTCGCGCATCTGCCTCGCTTCGTCATCTATAACGGCCTCGACGCCTGGGGAAAGCACCGCGAGGTGCCGCATCCGCCGAAGCAGACATTCCACAACTGGTACAAGGCGAACCGCGGAGGCGAACAGTGA
- a CDS encoding (Fe-S)-binding protein, translated as MRIGLFVPCYIDAFFPQVGIATLELLERFGHEVVYPRDQTCCGQPMANSGFNTDCAATEALFVRNFSGFDYVVGPSGSCVHHVRDNFDAIEQTADVKEVRSRTYELVEFLHDVLKVDAFPWARFPHRIGLHNSCGTLRRLKHATPSELHEPFFSKPMDLLSKVDGIEFVKPARPDECCGFGGTFSVFEEVVSTKMGYDKVSDHARAGAEYIVSADSSCLMHQQGCAERIGVPLKFIHIAEILNGANA; from the coding sequence ATGCGAATTGGGCTCTTCGTTCCCTGTTATATCGACGCATTCTTTCCGCAAGTCGGCATCGCGACACTCGAGCTGCTCGAGCGCTTCGGTCATGAGGTCGTGTACCCACGCGATCAGACCTGCTGCGGACAACCAATGGCCAACAGCGGGTTCAACACCGACTGCGCCGCCACCGAAGCCCTGTTCGTGCGCAATTTCTCTGGCTTCGACTATGTCGTAGGTCCGTCCGGCAGCTGCGTTCACCACGTGCGCGACAATTTCGACGCTATCGAGCAGACCGCCGACGTCAAGGAGGTTCGGTCGCGAACCTATGAGCTCGTCGAGTTCCTGCACGACGTCCTGAAGGTCGATGCATTTCCGTGGGCGAGGTTTCCGCACCGGATCGGCCTGCACAACAGCTGTGGCACCCTGCGTCGGCTCAAGCACGCAACACCATCAGAGCTACACGAGCCATTCTTCTCCAAGCCAATGGATCTGCTGTCCAAGGTCGACGGCATCGAATTCGTCAAGCCGGCGAGACCTGACGAGTGTTGCGGCTTCGGAGGCACCTTCTCGGTCTTCGAGGAAGTCGTTTCTACCAAGATGGGGTACGACAAGGTCAGCGATCACGCCCGGGCCGGTGCCGAGTACATCGTATCGGCGGACAGCTCCTGCCTGATGCATCAGCAAGGCTGCGCCGAGCGCATCGGCGTGCCGCTCAAATTCATCCACATCGCCGAGATATTGAACGGAGCCAACGCATGA
- a CDS encoding cytochrome b, with product MSGQFGAELPRGARETGLFVHISLGLAILGFVMARLAWRAADPVPAPVDSPLGLWGERAGQAVHYMLYALLIAVPIAGIVVQFAKGHALRIFGLFEIVSPWTADRAFGRDTREVHDLLANGTMTLIGLHAAAALVHHYIFRDRALLRMLPCSRS from the coding sequence ATGTCGGGACAATTCGGCGCGGAATTGCCGCGCGGGGCACGCGAGACCGGCTTGTTCGTGCATATCTCACTGGGTCTCGCGATCCTCGGCTTCGTGATGGCTCGCCTCGCTTGGCGTGCCGCTGACCCAGTGCCTGCACCGGTAGACTCGCCGCTGGGATTGTGGGGAGAGCGCGCAGGGCAAGCGGTTCACTACATGCTCTATGCGCTGCTGATCGCGGTGCCCATTGCCGGCATCGTGGTGCAATTTGCAAAGGGCCACGCGCTGCGGATCTTCGGCCTGTTCGAGATCGTGTCGCCCTGGACGGCCGATCGCGCCTTTGGGCGGGATACCAGGGAAGTGCACGATTTGCTTGCGAACGGGACGATGACTTTGATCGGCCTGCATGCCGCTGCAGCCCTCGTCCATCACTACATCTTCCGCGACCGAGCGCTTCTGCGAATGCTACCGTGCTCGCGATCCTGA
- a CDS encoding DUF4396 domain-containing protein produces MLDDAMIVWFALTAGSVVFVVWDSIFNGVTSWVQRIAWILVTIYTGPVGAFFYLLACRRPLPGTHDAFTAARWKQSLNSEMHCLAGDATGIVVAASILPVFSLTNGWDATIEYLAGFVSGLFIFQALMMVGMYEGDYWKAVRKTFFAETVSMNMVMTGMIPVMLILGTHWAGSEEPQALSFWFRMSIATIVGGVVAYPINHWMVANRLKHGCMTLPDADRPAPDLGHASPEPSKMMDHAQMHHAEGTAGAMYHHDHAMNELPAGRAAVIIAVTFAVLLAAVWLTSFVVPVRF; encoded by the coding sequence ATGCTCGACGACGCCATGATCGTCTGGTTCGCGCTGACAGCGGGCAGCGTCGTCTTCGTCGTCTGGGACTCGATTTTCAATGGCGTCACCAGCTGGGTGCAGCGCATCGCCTGGATCCTCGTCACGATCTATACGGGGCCGGTCGGCGCGTTCTTCTACCTGCTCGCCTGCCGCAGGCCCCTGCCGGGCACCCATGATGCCTTCACCGCGGCGAGGTGGAAGCAGTCGCTCAACAGCGAGATGCACTGCCTGGCAGGGGACGCCACCGGCATTGTCGTCGCAGCCTCCATCCTGCCGGTCTTCAGTCTCACCAACGGCTGGGACGCGACCATCGAATACCTGGCGGGCTTCGTCTCCGGCCTGTTCATCTTCCAGGCGCTAATGATGGTCGGCATGTACGAGGGCGACTACTGGAAGGCAGTGCGCAAGACTTTCTTCGCCGAGACCGTGTCGATGAACATGGTGATGACCGGCATGATCCCGGTCATGCTGATCCTCGGCACCCACTGGGCAGGCTCGGAGGAGCCGCAGGCCCTCTCGTTCTGGTTCCGTATGAGCATCGCGACGATCGTCGGCGGCGTCGTCGCCTATCCGATCAACCACTGGATGGTTGCGAATCGCCTGAAGCATGGCTGCATGACTCTGCCGGATGCAGATAGACCCGCACCGGACCTGGGCCACGCCTCGCCCGAGCCCTCGAAGATGATGGATCACGCCCAGATGCATCACGCGGAGGGAACGGCCGGCGCGATGTATCACCACGATCACGCGATGAACGAGCTACCCGCAGGCCGCGCCGCGGTCATCATCGCCGTAACCTTCGCGGTTCTGCTCGCTGCGGTTTGGCTGACGAGTTTCGTAGTTCCGGTGAGGTTTTAA
- a CDS encoding BA14K family protein translates to MTALKALVAATLFSTITITSASAQLPVWAIQNPDTFQAEYPNRDVLNGGAPTPAGRAGMELPDGGAPPGYRARGAYAAMVGAPSSSCARRYRSYDPASATFLGRDGRRHACE, encoded by the coding sequence ATGACTGCATTGAAAGCTTTGGTCGCGGCAACTCTATTCTCGACGATCACCATCACGTCTGCAAGCGCCCAGCTCCCCGTTTGGGCCATCCAGAATCCAGACACGTTTCAGGCCGAGTACCCGAACCGTGACGTCCTGAATGGAGGCGCGCCAACGCCTGCAGGCAGAGCGGGTATGGAGCTGCCTGATGGCGGCGCTCCTCCCGGTTATCGGGCGCGCGGTGCTTATGCGGCCATGGTTGGCGCGCCTTCCTCTTCCTGCGCTCGGCGCTATCGCTCCTACGATCCCGCATCTGCCACCTTTCTCGGGCGCGATGGTCGGCGCCATGCCTGCGAGTGA
- the mbfA gene encoding iron exporter MbfA: protein MKSFDQLTEQEILALAISSEEEDGRIYADFAEDLRDEHPDTAQVLSDMSVEENEHRRALIELYCSRFGNHIPLVRRQDVRGFVQRKKLWRVRLRGIEAVRQQASQMEQDARRFYDLAASRTIDASIRILLGDLARAELQHERTAGEIAAKRLPQEARGVEDENARRSFILQIIQPGLVGLMDGSVSTLAPVFAAAFATHNSWNAFQVGMAASLGAGISMGFAEALADDGKLSGRGTPYLRGLVCGLMTVAGGIGHTLPYLIPDFFTATATAAAVVVAELLAIAFIQWKYMDTAPISAAAKVMLGGGLVLATGVLIGNG, encoded by the coding sequence ATGAAATCATTCGATCAGCTTACGGAGCAGGAGATCCTCGCGCTCGCCATCAGCAGTGAGGAAGAAGATGGACGGATCTATGCCGACTTCGCGGAAGATTTGAGAGACGAACATCCCGACACGGCGCAAGTCCTCTCCGATATGTCTGTGGAAGAGAACGAGCATCGGCGCGCATTGATCGAACTCTATTGTTCAAGATTTGGAAATCACATTCCGCTCGTGAGACGACAGGACGTCCGCGGCTTCGTGCAACGAAAGAAGCTTTGGCGCGTCCGCCTCCGGGGCATCGAAGCCGTGAGGCAGCAAGCAAGCCAGATGGAGCAAGATGCCCGGCGTTTCTACGACCTGGCCGCTTCCCGAACGATCGATGCTTCTATTCGCATATTGCTCGGCGACCTGGCGAGAGCAGAATTGCAACATGAACGAACGGCAGGAGAAATTGCGGCCAAACGCCTACCGCAGGAGGCCAGAGGCGTTGAGGACGAGAACGCCCGGCGCAGTTTCATCCTCCAGATCATTCAGCCGGGACTCGTCGGACTGATGGATGGATCGGTTTCGACGTTAGCCCCGGTGTTTGCAGCCGCGTTTGCCACGCACAACTCGTGGAATGCCTTTCAAGTCGGCATGGCCGCGTCGCTCGGCGCCGGAATTTCAATGGGATTTGCAGAAGCTCTCGCCGATGACGGAAAGCTGTCAGGTCGCGGTACGCCATATTTGCGAGGACTTGTTTGTGGTCTCATGACAGTCGCAGGAGGCATAGGGCATACGCTTCCATACTTGATACCAGACTTTTTCACTGCGACCGCGACAGCCGCAGCCGTTGTTGTGGCCGAGCTGCTCGCGATTGCCTTCATTCAATGGAAATACATGGACACAGCGCCGATCTCCGCCGCCGCCAAGGTCATGCTCGGAGGCGGACTTGTTCTCGCGACCGGCGTTCTCATTGGAAACGGCTGA
- a CDS encoding MIP/aquaporin family protein, whose translation MSYRIASKLLAEFVGTFSFVFIGAGAAAIVGTGVGLLGVVAVAFAHGLTIMAFAFAYGSLSGGHMNPAVTVGVLAAGAMRVGEAVGYIISQLIGGIAGALLLRTVLGGSATGLGMPTLAHDLALGATTLTITPTVGFLIEAVLAFFLVTVVLSTAVAGRAGSLAPLAIGMTLTLNILMGGPLTGAPFNPARALGPMVATGNYGDVWLYLAAPIVGAIIAAILHTVIAWLAHEDAASAPGRTGQAPAE comes from the coding sequence ATGTCCTACAGAATTGCGTCCAAGCTCCTAGCGGAGTTCGTCGGCACCTTCTCGTTCGTATTCATCGGTGCAGGCGCCGCGGCGATAGTCGGCACCGGTGTCGGCCTGCTCGGCGTCGTTGCAGTTGCCTTTGCACACGGCTTGACGATCATGGCGTTCGCCTTCGCGTATGGCTCCCTGTCGGGCGGGCACATGAACCCCGCCGTCACCGTCGGCGTGCTCGCCGCCGGCGCGATGCGTGTCGGCGAGGCGGTTGGCTATATCATCAGCCAGCTCATCGGAGGTATCGCAGGCGCACTGTTGCTGCGGACCGTCTTAGGTGGTTCAGCCACCGGCCTCGGCATGCCGACGCTCGCTCACGACCTCGCGCTCGGCGCCACGACCCTCACGATCACGCCCACAGTCGGCTTTTTGATCGAGGCCGTGCTCGCCTTCTTCCTGGTTACAGTGGTACTCAGCACGGCGGTTGCGGGTCGCGCCGGCAGCCTCGCGCCGCTTGCGATCGGAATGACGCTGACCCTCAACATCCTGATGGGTGGGCCGCTCACTGGCGCCCCGTTCAACCCAGCGCGGGCGCTCGGCCCGATGGTCGCCACCGGCAACTACGGCGATGTCTGGCTGTACTTGGCCGCCCCTATCGTGGGTGCCATCATCGCCGCTATTCTGCATACCGTTATCGCGTGGCTCGCCCATGAGGACGCAGCATCCGCGCCGGGCAGGACCGGACAGGCACCCGCCGAATGA
- a CDS encoding catalase, whose protein sequence is MPVADNQNSITAGPRGPVLMQDFHLLERMAHQNRERIPERTVHAKGSAAYGTLTITNDITKYTKAKALQKGKKTEAFLRFSTVAGERGAADAERDVRGFALRFYTEEGNWDIVGNNTPVFFLRDPLKFPDFIHTQKRHPRTNMRSPTAMWDYWSLSPESLHQVTILMSDRGLPQSYRNIDGFGSHTYSFINDRNERHWVKFHFKTMQGIKNWTNAEAAQKVAYDRETHQRDLFDSIEKGDFPKWRFSVQIMPESDIDKHWYNPFDLTKVWPHADYPLIEVGILELNRNPTNYFAEVEQAALAPSNIVPGIGHSPDKVLQARIFSYADAHRYRVGINAHQLPVNRPRAEVNDYHIDGTMRLEGKPYPDAYYEPNSFDGPLGDHSFREPPLRITGDAARYDHRDGNDDYRQPGELFRLMTADQKQQLFNNIKEAMDGVPPKIVYRQLAHFYRADPAYGAGVANALGVDFKPGMVAAE, encoded by the coding sequence ATGCCGGTCGCCGACAACCAGAACAGCATCACCGCCGGCCCACGCGGCCCGGTTCTGATGCAGGACTTCCATCTCCTGGAGAGGATGGCGCACCAGAATCGCGAGCGTATTCCAGAGCGCACCGTGCATGCCAAGGGATCGGCTGCCTACGGTACGTTGACCATCACAAATGACATCACGAAGTACACGAAGGCCAAAGCGCTACAGAAGGGCAAGAAGACCGAGGCTTTCCTGCGCTTCTCCACGGTGGCGGGCGAGCGTGGCGCGGCTGACGCTGAGCGCGACGTGCGGGGCTTTGCCCTCCGCTTCTATACTGAGGAAGGCAACTGGGACATCGTGGGCAACAATACGCCGGTGTTCTTCCTTCGCGATCCGCTGAAATTCCCCGACTTCATCCACACCCAGAAGCGGCACCCGCGGACCAACATGCGATCGCCGACCGCGATGTGGGATTACTGGTCGCTATCACCTGAAAGCTTGCACCAGGTGACCATCCTGATGTCTGACCGCGGCTTGCCCCAGAGCTATCGGAATATCGATGGCTTCGGTTCGCATACCTATTCGTTCATCAACGACCGGAATGAACGCCATTGGGTCAAGTTTCACTTCAAGACCATGCAAGGCATCAAGAATTGGACCAACGCCGAAGCGGCCCAGAAGGTCGCCTACGACCGCGAGACCCATCAGCGCGATCTGTTCGACTCGATCGAGAAGGGCGATTTCCCGAAATGGAGGTTTTCCGTGCAGATCATGCCGGAGAGCGACATCGACAAGCACTGGTACAATCCGTTCGACTTGACCAAGGTGTGGCCTCACGCGGACTATCCACTGATCGAGGTCGGCATCCTCGAGCTCAACCGCAATCCGACGAACTATTTTGCCGAGGTCGAGCAGGCGGCGCTCGCGCCATCGAACATCGTACCCGGCATCGGCCACTCGCCGGACAAGGTGCTGCAGGCCCGCATCTTTTCCTATGCGGACGCGCATCGTTACAGGGTCGGCATCAATGCGCACCAACTTCCGGTAAATCGGCCGCGAGCAGAGGTGAACGATTATCATATCGACGGCACGATGCGGCTCGAGGGCAAGCCTTATCCCGACGCTTACTACGAGCCGAATTCGTTTGATGGCCCGCTTGGGGACCACAGCTTCCGCGAGCCGCCGCTCAGGATCACGGGAGATGCCGCCCGCTATGATCATCGCGACGGCAACGACGACTATCGGCAGCCGGGGGAGCTATTCCGGCTGATGACGGCCGATCAGAAGCAGCAGCTGTTCAACAACATCAAGGAAGCGATGGACGGCGTGCCGCCAAAGATCGTCTACCGTCAGCTCGCTCACTTCTACCGCGCCGATCCCGCATATGGTGCCGGCGTCGCCAACGCCCTCGGCGTCGATTTCAAGCCTGGGATGGTCGCCGCGGAGTAG
- the hemA gene encoding 5-aminolevulinate synthase, with the protein MNYDAFFAGALSRLKHEQRYRAFADLERIAGRFPHAIWHSPGGPREVAIWCSNDYLGMGQHPKVIEAMAATVMRLGAGAGGTRNIAGTNHPLIELEHELAELHRKEAALVFTSGYVSNQTGIATIGKLIPDCLILSDELNHNSMIEGARQSGCEKKIWRHNDVDHLERLLQVAGHDRPKLIIFETVYSMDGDVAPMHRICDLAEYYGAMTYADEVHAVGMYGARGAGVAERDGVMDRIDVLEGTLAKAFACVGGYIAGNSILIDAVRSYAPGFIFTTALPPPICAAATAAIRHLKASNWERERHQERAARVKAALTAAALPVMPSETHIVPVLVGDPERCKAACDLLLAEHGIYIQPINYPTVPRGTERLRITPTPYHDDMLVDALAHALVDVWARLELAPKGSSAAADYAARLCAQ; encoded by the coding sequence ATGAACTACGACGCATTCTTTGCCGGCGCCCTGAGCCGGTTGAAGCACGAGCAGCGCTATCGTGCCTTCGCGGACCTTGAACGCATCGCGGGTCGCTTCCCGCACGCCATCTGGCATTCTCCCGGCGGACCGCGCGAGGTGGCGATCTGGTGCTCGAACGACTACCTCGGAATGGGCCAGCACCCGAAGGTGATCGAGGCCATGGCAGCGACCGTGATGCGCCTCGGCGCCGGCGCCGGCGGGACACGAAACATCGCCGGCACCAATCATCCCCTGATCGAGCTGGAGCATGAACTCGCCGAGTTGCACCGCAAGGAGGCGGCTCTCGTTTTTACGTCGGGTTACGTGTCAAACCAGACCGGAATCGCGACCATCGGAAAGCTCATTCCGGACTGCCTGATCCTCTCCGATGAACTCAACCACAACTCGATGATCGAAGGCGCGCGTCAATCCGGTTGCGAGAAGAAAATCTGGCGGCACAACGACGTCGATCATCTCGAACGGTTGTTGCAAGTGGCCGGACACGACCGGCCGAAGCTGATTATCTTCGAAACCGTCTATTCCATGGATGGCGACGTGGCGCCGATGCACCGCATCTGCGACCTCGCCGAATACTACGGTGCGATGACCTATGCGGACGAGGTGCACGCCGTGGGCATGTACGGCGCGCGCGGTGCCGGCGTGGCGGAACGCGATGGGGTGATGGATCGGATCGACGTCCTGGAAGGCACGCTCGCCAAGGCATTCGCCTGCGTGGGCGGATACATTGCGGGAAACAGCATCTTGATCGACGCCGTGCGCTCGTATGCACCGGGGTTTATATTTACCACCGCTTTGCCGCCTCCGATTTGCGCCGCTGCCACCGCCGCGATCCGACACCTCAAGGCTTCCAATTGGGAACGCGAGCGACATCAGGAACGAGCTGCGCGCGTCAAAGCCGCGCTCACTGCTGCCGCGCTGCCGGTTATGCCGAGCGAGACCCATATCGTACCGGTACTGGTCGGAGATCCCGAGAGGTGCAAGGCGGCCTGCGATTTATTGCTCGCCGAGCACGGCATCTACATCCAGCCAATCAACTATCCCACGGTACCGCGCGGAACCGAACGGCTGCGGATCACACCAACCCCCTACCACGACGACATGCTCGTGGATGCTCTCGCCCACGCACTGGTGGATGTGTGGGCAAGGCTAGAGCTTGCGCCAAAGGGCTCGTCGGCAGCAGCTGATTATGCGGCTCGTCTTTGCGCCCAATAA